A single window of Paenibacillus sp. FSL H8-0537 DNA harbors:
- the yqeK gene encoding bis(5'-nucleosyl)-tetraphosphatase (symmetrical) YqeK → MERDQMIESVKAQMPEKRWKHTEGVMATAAALAVRFGENPEQAELAAILHDVAKYWPVDRMEKVLRDQQLAPELLAQDKNLWHAEVGAWVAEHEYGVTDALVLNAIRFHTSGRLAMTRLDKVVCLADYMEPGRDFPGVDDIRRLSKDSLEQALLAGFDSTILLLLKKGKAIFPLTIEARNGLIEELKTGG, encoded by the coding sequence ATGGAGCGCGATCAAATGATTGAGTCGGTGAAGGCGCAAATGCCCGAGAAACGCTGGAAGCATACCGAAGGCGTGATGGCAACGGCGGCTGCGCTAGCGGTAAGGTTCGGTGAAAACCCGGAGCAGGCTGAACTGGCGGCAATTTTGCATGATGTGGCGAAATATTGGCCAGTCGACCGCATGGAGAAGGTGCTGCGCGATCAGCAGCTGGCTCCCGAATTGCTGGCACAGGATAAAAATTTATGGCATGCCGAAGTGGGCGCCTGGGTGGCGGAGCATGAATATGGCGTGACAGATGCGCTGGTGCTCAATGCCATTCGCTTCCATACTTCGGGCCGCCTTGCGATGACGCGTCTGGACAAGGTTGTTTGTCTGGCGGATTATATGGAGCCTGGGCGCGATTTTCCCGGTGTCGACGACATCCGCAGGCTGAGCAAGGATAGCTTGGAGCAGGCGCTGCTGGCGGGATTTGATTCGACGATTCTGCTGCTGCTCAAAAAAGGCAAGGCCATTTTTCCACTGACAATAGAAGCACGTAATGGTTTAATAGAAGAGTTAAAAACAGGAGGCTGA
- the yhbY gene encoding ribosome assembly RNA-binding protein YhbY — MLTGKQKRYLRAMAHHLQPIFQVGKGGTNDHLIRHINESIELRELIKLSVLNNCMDDPKEIGVEVAAAAKAELVQVIGKTIVLYKRASEEKNRKIELPAVKAGR, encoded by the coding sequence ATGCTTACAGGGAAACAAAAACGTTATTTGCGCGCGATGGCGCATCATTTACAGCCGATTTTTCAGGTCGGCAAAGGTGGAACGAATGACCATCTTATTCGTCATATTAATGAGTCGATTGAACTTCGCGAGCTGATCAAGCTATCCGTGCTGAACAACTGCATGGACGATCCGAAGGAAATCGGAGTTGAAGTAGCGGCAGCGGCTAAAGCCGAGCTGGTACAGGTTATCGGCAAAACGATTGTGCTATACAAACGCGCATCGGAAGAGAAAAACCGCAAAATCGAGTTGCCAGCTGTCAAAGCGGGACGCTAA
- a CDS encoding thymidine kinase — translation MDRGWITVIIGPMFSEKSGELIRRCHKLLQYGRKKVRAYKPAEDNRFGSEEIVSRMGYRLPAFNIPKELTPEMAERILQDTKHADVVAFDEVQFFSKSIIPLIEELAYNGKQVIVDGLNMDYRGKAFGYIGGLLAIADEIVKLTSFCAVCGDANAAFTQRVINGQPATLGPVILIGDTESYEPRCRRHFVPPHKAVEEAEEEHTDAAAHL, via the coding sequence ATGGATAGAGGTTGGATTACGGTCATTATCGGCCCGATGTTCTCGGAAAAATCCGGCGAGCTCATAAGGCGCTGTCATAAATTGCTGCAATATGGCCGCAAAAAAGTCAGAGCGTATAAGCCTGCGGAGGATAATCGGTTCGGCAGCGAGGAAATTGTTAGCCGCATGGGCTACCGCCTGCCTGCCTTCAACATTCCGAAGGAGCTTACGCCCGAGATGGCGGAGCGCATTTTGCAGGATACCAAGCATGCCGACGTCGTCGCTTTCGACGAGGTGCAGTTTTTCTCCAAAAGCATCATCCCTCTTATAGAGGAGCTTGCCTATAACGGCAAACAAGTCATTGTAGACGGCCTTAATATGGACTACCGCGGCAAAGCCTTTGGCTATATTGGCGGGCTGCTCGCCATTGCCGACGAAATTGTGAAGCTGACTTCCTTCTGCGCCGTATGCGGCGACGCGAACGCGGCGTTCACGCAGCGCGTCATTAACGGCCAGCCAGCGACGCTGGGGCCAGTCATTTTAATCGGCGATACGGAGAGCTACGAGCCCCGCTGCCGCCGTCATTTCGTCCCTCCGCATAAAGCGGTGGAGGAAGCAGAGGAAGAGCATACAGACGCTGCTGCGCACCTCTGA
- a CDS encoding class I SAM-dependent methyltransferase encodes MESYGEFAAVYDELMSDMPYEEWLWFTEQCWERYGKPSVIADLGCGTGSIAIPLAMTGMQVYGIDLSEDMLSVARSKWDEALSAAHGARTGSAIWVQQDMREFDLGTPVDAVISFCDCVNYLTEEADVIAAFEAAYAALRLGGVFLFDVHPKAQLIRYAEEQPFVLDEDNAAYIWTCELDEERCEIEHHLTIFAHESGERFRRFEEMHVQRAYEADWISEQLQAAGFSKVERFADFKLQPQDERSERLFFAAVKS; translated from the coding sequence GTGGAGTCATATGGCGAGTTCGCTGCGGTATACGATGAGCTAATGAGCGACATGCCTTATGAGGAATGGCTTTGGTTCACAGAGCAATGCTGGGAGCGTTATGGCAAGCCTTCTGTTATTGCCGATCTTGGCTGTGGGACAGGCTCTATCGCGATACCGCTTGCTATGACCGGTATGCAGGTTTACGGCATTGATTTGTCTGAGGATATGCTGAGCGTGGCGCGCAGCAAATGGGATGAGGCGCTTTCTGCCGCCCATGGCGCACGTACAGGCTCAGCCATCTGGGTGCAGCAGGATATGAGGGAATTTGATCTGGGCACGCCTGTGGACGCGGTTATTTCCTTCTGCGACTGCGTCAATTACTTGACGGAGGAAGCGGATGTGATTGCCGCTTTCGAGGCGGCATACGCGGCGCTTCGCCTTGGCGGTGTATTTCTATTCGATGTGCATCCGAAGGCACAGCTCATTCGCTATGCGGAGGAGCAGCCCTTCGTGCTGGACGAGGACAATGCGGCCTATATTTGGACATGCGAGCTGGACGAGGAGCGCTGCGAAATTGAGCATCATTTGACAATCTTTGCGCATGAAAGCGGAGAGCGGTTTCGCCGCTTTGAAGAAATGCATGTGCAGCGGGCTTATGAGGCGGACTGGATTTCGGAGCAATTGCAGGCGGCAGGGTTCAGCAAGGTCGAGCGTTTTGCCGATTTCAAGCTGCAGCCCCAAGACGAGCGCTCGGAGCGACTGTTTTTTGCGGCGGTAAAATCTTAA
- the nrdE gene encoding class 1b ribonucleoside-diphosphate reductase subunit alpha, producing the protein MKHIELNNELMQRGADGFYQLDKDKEAVAAFMEEVEQKSVKFASLQEKLDYLIGNDYYDNVFDHYTYEQVEAVFDLTANSSFQFQSYMAISKFYKDYAMKTNDKLQYLEQYPDRVAIVALHLGEGDAARALRIAEAMIEQRLQPATPTFLNAGKSRRGEMVSCFLLEMDDSLNSINYVIGTCMQLSKIGGGVAVNLSKLRGRGEPIKGVEGAAKGIMPVLKLMEDAFSYADQMGQRKGSGAGYYNIFGWDVIEFLDCKKINADEKTRIKTLSIGLIIPNKFYELAAQNKPLYVFGPHSVNKAYGKYLDDMDMDEMYEELLANDLVKKKVVMNARDMMTKIASIQLESGYPYIMNKSNANRVHALKDVGGVKMSNLCTEIFQLQETSVINDYGTDDLIQRDISCNLASLNIVNVMELKKIKESVHVGIEALTTVSDLSNIDNAPGVRKANEELHSVGLGAMNLNGYLAKNHIAYESDEAKEFASTFFMMMNYYSLEQSMEIAKERGETFKDFDRSEYAKGTYFARYEETDYRPVSAAVKALFEGMEIPSPEDWTALKAKVQQHGLYHAYRLAIAPTQSISYIQNATSSVMPIVEHIETRTYANSTTYYPMPFLSQDNFFYYKSAYNIDQFKLIDLIAEIQQHVDQGISTVLHVNSNVTTRELARFYIYAAHKGLKSLYYTRTKRLSVEECTSCAV; encoded by the coding sequence TTGAAGCATATTGAGTTGAATAATGAGCTGATGCAGCGCGGAGCTGACGGCTTTTACCAGTTGGACAAGGATAAAGAGGCAGTAGCAGCATTTATGGAGGAAGTTGAGCAGAAGAGCGTGAAGTTCGCCTCGCTCCAGGAGAAGCTTGACTACTTGATCGGCAATGACTACTACGACAACGTTTTTGACCATTATACATATGAGCAAGTTGAGGCTGTATTTGATTTAACGGCAAACAGCAGCTTCCAGTTTCAGTCGTATATGGCCATTTCCAAGTTTTACAAAGACTATGCCATGAAAACGAATGACAAGCTGCAATATTTGGAGCAATATCCGGATCGCGTTGCGATTGTTGCGCTGCATTTGGGTGAAGGCGACGCAGCAAGAGCACTGCGCATCGCGGAGGCGATGATTGAGCAGCGGCTGCAGCCGGCAACTCCAACCTTCCTTAATGCGGGCAAAAGCCGCCGCGGCGAGATGGTATCCTGCTTCCTGCTGGAAATGGACGATTCGCTTAATTCCATCAACTATGTAATTGGCACGTGCATGCAGCTGTCGAAAATCGGCGGCGGCGTAGCGGTCAACCTCTCGAAGCTGCGCGGACGCGGCGAGCCGATCAAAGGCGTCGAGGGTGCGGCGAAGGGCATTATGCCTGTGCTTAAGCTGATGGAGGATGCATTCTCCTATGCCGATCAAATGGGACAGCGCAAAGGTTCTGGCGCAGGTTATTATAATATTTTTGGCTGGGACGTTATTGAGTTCCTCGATTGCAAAAAAATTAATGCCGATGAGAAAACGCGGATCAAAACGCTGTCGATCGGCCTCATTATACCGAACAAATTTTATGAGCTGGCTGCGCAAAACAAGCCGTTGTACGTCTTCGGACCACATTCCGTCAATAAAGCCTACGGCAAATATTTGGACGATATGGATATGGATGAAATGTACGAGGAGCTGCTTGCGAACGATTTGGTGAAAAAGAAAGTGGTCATGAATGCACGCGACATGATGACGAAAATCGCTTCGATCCAGCTGGAATCCGGCTATCCTTACATTATGAATAAATCGAATGCGAACCGCGTTCATGCGCTTAAAGATGTAGGCGGCGTTAAGATGTCGAACCTTTGCACGGAAATTTTCCAGCTGCAAGAGACGTCGGTTATTAATGACTACGGTACGGATGACCTGATTCAGCGCGATATTAGCTGCAACCTGGCATCGCTGAACATCGTAAACGTCATGGAGCTTAAGAAAATCAAGGAATCGGTTCATGTTGGTATCGAGGCGCTTACAACAGTCAGCGATCTTTCAAATATCGACAACGCCCCAGGCGTGCGCAAAGCGAACGAGGAGCTTCACTCCGTCGGCCTTGGCGCGATGAACCTGAACGGCTATCTGGCGAAAAACCACATCGCTTACGAAAGCGATGAGGCGAAGGAGTTCGCTAGCACGTTCTTCATGATGATGAACTATTATTCGCTAGAACAAAGCATGGAAATTGCCAAAGAGCGCGGCGAAACGTTCAAGGATTTTGACCGTTCCGAATATGCGAAGGGCACATACTTTGCACGTTATGAAGAGACGGATTACCGTCCGGTCAGCGCTGCGGTGAAAGCTTTGTTCGAAGGCATGGAAATTCCATCCCCTGAGGACTGGACTGCGCTTAAGGCGAAAGTACAGCAGCACGGCCTGTACCACGCTTATCGTCTGGCTATCGCGCCAACGCAAAGCATCTCGTACATTCAAAATGCGACATCGAGCGTTATGCCGATCGTTGAGCATATCGAGACGCGGACATATGCGAACTCGACAACCTATTATCCAATGCCGTTTTTGTCGCAGGACAACTTCTTCTACTACAAATCGGCTTACAATATCGATCAGTTCAAGCTCATTGACCTGATTGCAGAAATTCAGCAGCATGTGGATCAAGGTATCTCCACGGTTCTGCACGTAAACAGCAACGTGACGACTCGGGAGCTTGCCCGCTTCTACATTTACGCAGCCCACAAAGGACTGAAGTCGCTCTATTACACAAGAACGAAACGTCTATCCGTAGAAGAGTGCACAAGCTGCGCGGTTTAA
- the nrdF gene encoding class 1b ribonucleoside-diphosphate reductase subunit beta: protein MKAVNWNRPDDDFTLTFWQQNVMQFWTDEEIPLSDDKMDWMEMSDAERSLYKNVLGGLTLLDTIQGGIGMPKILEHVDGLQRKAVLSFMSMMEQIHAKSYSSIFTTLASTEEIDEIFQWVEKNEQLQRKAELISSWYEGISTKQDLYKAMAASVFLESYLFYSGFFYPLYLAGQGKMTSSGEIIDLILRDESIHGLYVGVLAQELFNTFTPEEQTSLKAELDQLLNDLYENEVLYTDSLYSPLGLEEEVKTYVRYNANKALMNLGFDGVFPDEPVNPIVFNGISTHTKQHDFFSKKGNGYVRTIHVEQLNDDDFVFNF from the coding sequence ATGAAGGCAGTTAACTGGAACCGCCCGGATGATGATTTTACGCTGACGTTCTGGCAGCAGAACGTCATGCAATTCTGGACGGACGAAGAAATCCCTCTATCCGACGATAAAATGGACTGGATGGAAATGAGCGACGCCGAGCGCAGCTTATATAAAAACGTGCTTGGCGGATTGACGCTGCTGGATACGATTCAGGGCGGTATTGGCATGCCAAAGATTTTGGAGCATGTAGATGGCTTGCAGCGCAAAGCGGTGTTGTCCTTTATGTCGATGATGGAGCAAATTCATGCCAAATCGTACAGCAGCATTTTCACGACGCTCGCGTCTACAGAGGAGATCGACGAGATTTTCCAATGGGTAGAGAAAAACGAGCAGCTGCAACGAAAAGCGGAGCTTATTTCCTCATGGTATGAAGGCATTAGCACAAAGCAGGATCTGTATAAAGCAATGGCAGCTTCCGTATTTTTGGAAAGCTACTTGTTCTACAGCGGCTTCTTCTACCCGCTTTATTTGGCAGGTCAAGGCAAAATGACGAGCAGCGGCGAAATTATCGACCTTATTTTGCGTGACGAGAGCATCCACGGCTTGTACGTTGGCGTGCTGGCACAGGAGCTGTTTAACACCTTCACGCCGGAGGAGCAGACTTCGCTTAAGGCTGAGCTGGATCAACTGCTTAACGACCTGTACGAGAATGAGGTTCTTTATACCGATTCGCTGTATTCGCCGCTTGGCCTAGAGGAAGAAGTAAAAACGTATGTGCGTTATAATGCGAATAAAGCGCTGATGAATCTTGGCTTTGACGGTGTGTTCCCCGATGAGCCGGTCAATCCAATCGTATTCAATGGCATCAGCACACACACAAAGCAGCATGATTTCTTCTCCAAAAAAGGCAATGGCTACGTACGGACGATTCACGTCGAGCAATTGAACGATGATGATTTTGTTTTTAACTTTTAG
- a CDS encoding S1-like domain-containing RNA-binding protein, translating to MSLIAGTTITLRVAREVSPYGYFLTDGESEVLMHYTELVGSKPKVNNEVEVFIFFDTEDRLAATMKRPLVKLGELARLKVADVHPRLGCFLEIGLGRQLLLPLSELPENVDYRPLPGDEVHIVLGHDKSGRLIARLAGEDELGPLVFAAPDSWRNQWIHGWVTKSLQMGSFVLIDGGVVGFGAYGLIPAPDRVRALRLGERVSARITFIREDGRVNLSMGQQKEVGRLEDADRLLAFLKERPGGGMPYSDETEAGIIKQKFGISKSAFKRAIGKLMRERLITQKGSWTYLVEAAGDSEAAGDAVKSNTSEASASEGSSED from the coding sequence ATGAGCTTGATTGCCGGTACAACAATAACGTTAAGGGTGGCACGCGAAGTGTCGCCCTACGGCTATTTTTTGACCGATGGCGAATCCGAGGTGCTGATGCATTATACGGAGCTGGTCGGAAGCAAGCCCAAAGTTAACAATGAGGTTGAAGTCTTTATATTTTTTGATACCGAGGATCGACTGGCTGCAACGATGAAGCGTCCGCTGGTGAAGCTCGGCGAGCTGGCTCGCCTAAAGGTAGCGGATGTGCATCCGCGGCTGGGCTGTTTTCTCGAAATCGGGCTTGGCCGCCAGCTGCTGCTGCCGCTTTCGGAGCTGCCGGAAAATGTCGATTATCGTCCGCTGCCGGGTGATGAGGTTCACATTGTGCTGGGCCATGACAAAAGCGGCAGACTTATCGCCCGGCTTGCAGGCGAGGATGAGCTTGGGCCGCTCGTATTTGCGGCACCAGATTCCTGGCGCAACCAGTGGATCCATGGCTGGGTAACAAAGTCCCTGCAAATGGGCTCTTTCGTCCTGATTGACGGCGGAGTTGTCGGCTTTGGCGCATATGGTCTTATTCCGGCACCGGATCGCGTGCGCGCGCTTCGTCTTGGCGAGCGGGTATCGGCGCGCATTACCTTTATCCGCGAGGATGGACGGGTGAATCTGTCGATGGGCCAGCAGAAGGAAGTGGGCCGTCTAGAGGATGCCGACCGTCTGCTTGCCTTTTTGAAGGAGCGTCCGGGCGGCGGCATGCCTTATTCCGATGAGACGGAAGCGGGCATCATTAAGCAAAAATTCGGCATCAGCAAATCGGCATTTAAACGTGCGATTGGCAAGCTGATGCGCGAGCGTCTGATTACCCAGAAGGGCAGTTGGACCTATCTAGTGGAAGCGGCTGGAGACAGCGAAGCAGCAGGCGATGCTGTTAAGTCGAACACTAGCGAAGCCTCTGCTTCCGAAGGCTCATCTGAGGATTAA
- the rsfS gene encoding ribosome silencing factor, with the protein MTVHSEELLQATVAAAEDKKAMRIVALNLQEISLVADYFVICSGNSDTQVQAIVTEIRKSAEQRGVRVRGIEGMDSARWVLVDLGDVVVHVFHRDERDYYNIEKLWSDAKVVEFA; encoded by the coding sequence ATGACGGTACATTCGGAGGAGCTTCTGCAAGCAACGGTTGCTGCAGCGGAAGATAAGAAGGCTATGCGTATTGTAGCTTTGAATTTGCAGGAAATTTCCCTGGTAGCGGATTATTTCGTAATCTGCTCGGGTAATTCGGATACACAGGTACAGGCGATTGTGACGGAAATTCGTAAATCGGCGGAGCAGCGCGGCGTTCGTGTTCGCGGGATTGAAGGCATGGATTCGGCCCGCTGGGTGCTGGTTGACCTTGGCGATGTGGTTGTTCACGTATTCCACCGCGACGAGCGTGACTATTATAATATTGAAAAGCTTTGGTCTGACGCCAAAGTTGTGGAATTCGCATGA
- the yqeH gene encoding ribosome biogenesis GTPase YqeH yields MKEEQLSLAAQSCAGCGVKLQTENAELPGFVPEQAVVREPAICQRCFRIRNYNEASSVTVDQNEFLKLLSSVATTDSLVVHIVDLYDFEGSLISGLQRFVGNNPVLLVVNKVDLLPKSMNLNRLRNWVQQQAKSEGLRTLDIVLCSAKRNIGFEHVIEALDRHRKGRDVYVVGATNVGKSTLINRLIKDYSDLERELTTSRYPGTTLDAVHIPLDDDRFIIDTPGIVYPTRMTEIVPRGFLQSLLPDKPIKPLVYQLNDQQTLFIGSLVRFDFVEGERQSFTLYISNALNVHRTKMERADALYEDHQGELLGGPSREELAEMPAWTRHSLRVPRGARKDVFISGLGWIQVNGDAGALLDLYAPKGIKVLLRDSLI; encoded by the coding sequence GTGAAGGAAGAGCAGCTTAGTCTGGCCGCACAGTCTTGTGCGGGCTGTGGCGTAAAACTGCAAACGGAAAATGCAGAGCTTCCTGGCTTTGTGCCAGAGCAGGCAGTAGTAAGGGAGCCGGCCATATGCCAGCGTTGTTTCCGTATTCGCAATTATAATGAAGCATCGTCGGTGACGGTGGACCAAAATGAGTTTCTGAAGCTGCTCAGCAGCGTAGCAACAACGGACAGCCTCGTTGTGCATATTGTCGATTTGTATGATTTTGAGGGCAGTTTGATTTCGGGCTTGCAGCGCTTTGTAGGCAACAATCCCGTGCTGCTGGTCGTCAACAAAGTCGATTTGCTGCCAAAATCAATGAACCTGAACCGTCTCCGCAACTGGGTGCAGCAGCAGGCGAAGAGCGAGGGGCTGCGTACGCTGGATATCGTGCTGTGCAGCGCCAAGCGCAACATTGGTTTCGAGCATGTTATTGAGGCGCTTGATCGTCATCGTAAAGGGCGCGATGTGTATGTGGTCGGCGCAACCAATGTTGGCAAATCTACGCTGATTAATCGCTTGATTAAAGATTACAGCGATTTGGAGCGCGAGCTGACGACATCCCGCTATCCGGGAACGACGCTTGATGCTGTACACATTCCGCTGGATGATGACAGGTTCATCATCGATACGCCCGGCATCGTCTATCCGACGCGGATGACGGAAATTGTGCCGCGTGGATTTCTGCAGTCGCTGCTGCCGGACAAGCCAATCAAGCCGCTTGTGTACCAGCTTAATGACCAGCAGACGCTGTTTATCGGCAGCTTGGTCCGTTTTGATTTTGTAGAGGGTGAACGCCAATCGTTTACGCTGTACATTTCCAATGCGCTGAATGTGCACCGGACGAAGATGGAGCGCGCGGATGCGCTTTATGAGGATCATCAGGGCGAACTGCTCGGCGGACCTTCTCGCGAAGAGCTTGCCGAGATGCCAGCATGGACGCGCCACTCGCTGCGCGTGCCGCGGGGAGCAAGGAAGGATGTATTCATCTCTGGCCTAGGCTGGATTCAGGTGAACGGCGATGCAGGCGCCTTGCTCGATTTATATGCCCCGAAAGGCATCAAGGTGCTGCTAAGGGATTCATTGATTTAA
- the nrdI gene encoding class Ib ribonucleoside-diphosphate reductase assembly flavoprotein NrdI: protein MLVVYDSKTGNVKRFINKLNMRVIPIEEQEAIQEPFVLITYTTGFGQVPERVMSFLKRNSKHLRGVSASGNRNWGTGFAKSADTIAELYNVPVISKFELSGTKYDTENFVERVRTIEAY, encoded by the coding sequence ATGCTGGTTGTCTATGATTCCAAGACGGGCAACGTCAAACGATTTATTAACAAATTGAATATGCGCGTTATTCCGATTGAAGAGCAGGAAGCGATTCAGGAGCCATTCGTTCTCATCACGTATACGACAGGCTTTGGACAGGTGCCAGAACGGGTCATGTCGTTTCTGAAGCGCAACAGCAAACATCTTCGCGGCGTATCCGCCAGCGGCAACCGCAATTGGGGAACGGGCTTTGCCAAAAGCGCAGATACGATTGCCGAGCTATACAATGTCCCTGTTATTTCTAAATTTGAGTTGTCCGGAACGAAATACGATACGGAAAACTTTGTTGAAAGGGTGCGAACCATTGAAGCATATTGA
- a CDS encoding YqeG family HAD IIIA-type phosphatase, with product MFKKLLPHMRVDTVYDIQLDELHKNGIRGIITDLDNTLVGARVPLATPELVKWLDDVRERGFKVVIVSNNNVTRVSKFAMPLNIPFIHAARKPANTSFRKGLKVLELKAEETVVIGDQMLTDVLGGNRMGLYTILVAPIAPADEGIMTRVNRRIERIAKSSLGKNGLWNEGEKK from the coding sequence ATGTTCAAGAAACTGTTGCCACATATGCGTGTGGATACGGTTTATGATATTCAATTAGATGAGCTGCATAAGAATGGAATTCGCGGCATTATTACGGATCTGGATAATACGCTTGTGGGAGCGCGGGTGCCGCTTGCAACGCCCGAACTGGTCAAATGGCTGGACGATGTCCGTGAGCGCGGCTTTAAAGTCGTTATCGTATCGAATAATAATGTAACCAGAGTGTCCAAATTTGCAATGCCTTTGAACATTCCGTTTATTCATGCTGCGCGCAAGCCGGCTAACACGTCGTTTCGCAAAGGGCTAAAGGTATTGGAGCTGAAAGCGGAAGAGACGGTAGTCATTGGCGATCAGATGCTGACGGATGTGCTGGGCGGCAATCGAATGGGATTATATACGATTCTTGTAGCGCCAATTGCTCCTGCTGATGAAGGAATCATGACCCGGGTCAACCGCCGAATTGAGCGTATCGCCAAATCGAGCCTTGGCAAAAATGGGTTATGGAATGAGGGGGAGAAGAAGTGA
- the aroE gene encoding shikimate dehydrogenase, translating to MSAGEIHTAMQRIDSHTVLYGVIGDPIHHSKSPIMLNRAFQETGINGVYLAFHITADKLSAFVSGVRAMGIRGVNVTIPHKLDMMKEMDEIDESARAVGAMNTIVNDNGRLIGYNTDGIGYVRSLKEEAEPELAGKKIVVIGAGGAARGIVYALSGEQPERITIANRSLGKAEELAAAMQRRADIAAVTNDELRKVCADADVVINTTSLGMYPNVGESPLDASWLKEGCVASDLIYNPLQTKFLQDAALHGCRTHGGLGMFIYQGAYAFEYWTGQPAPVQAMRETVLAALQG from the coding sequence ATGAGTGCGGGAGAAATCCATACAGCAATGCAGCGCATTGACAGCCATACGGTGCTTTACGGAGTAATTGGTGACCCCATTCATCATTCCAAGTCGCCTATTATGCTGAATCGCGCTTTTCAGGAAACGGGCATTAACGGTGTTTATTTGGCTTTCCACATTACGGCAGACAAGCTGTCCGCTTTCGTTAGCGGCGTTCGGGCGATGGGTATTCGGGGAGTGAATGTGACGATTCCTCATAAATTGGATATGATGAAGGAAATGGATGAAATCGACGAAAGCGCGCGAGCGGTAGGGGCGATGAACACCATTGTCAACGATAACGGACGCCTGATTGGCTACAACACGGACGGCATTGGCTACGTTCGTTCCCTTAAGGAAGAGGCGGAGCCGGAGCTTGCTGGGAAAAAGATTGTTGTGATCGGCGCTGGCGGAGCTGCGCGCGGCATTGTTTATGCGCTGTCAGGCGAGCAGCCGGAGCGCATTACAATCGCGAACCGCTCGCTCGGCAAGGCTGAGGAACTGGCTGCAGCGATGCAGCGCCGCGCTGATATCGCGGCGGTCACGAATGACGAGCTGCGCAAGGTATGCGCGGACGCGGACGTCGTGATCAATACGACATCTTTAGGCATGTATCCGAATGTGGGCGAAAGTCCGCTTGATGCTTCGTGGCTGAAAGAGGGCTGCGTCGCCAGCGATTTAATATACAATCCACTGCAGACGAAGTTTTTGCAGGATGCTGCGCTTCATGGCTGCCGGACCCATGGCGGTCTGGGCATGTTTATTTATCAAGGCGCATATGCTTTCGAATATTGGACAGGGCAGCCTGCACCTGTTCAAGCGATGCGCGAAACGGTACTCGCTGCCCTCCAGGGCTAG
- the nadD gene encoding nicotinate-nucleotide adenylyltransferase — MRKIGIMGGTFDPIHLGHLIAAETARTSCGLDEVWFIPSFLPPLKSHEPGEHSELRLQMVQEAISGNPHFRALDIELARGGLSYSIDTVLELRHLHPQDSFSYIIGADRVNDLPGWHRIEELAERVAFIGLNREGTEAIGRALPDSLQQRLTFVDMPPIGISSTAIREAIQAGGSFRYLVPEAVFHFITRRGLYGARSND, encoded by the coding sequence ATGCGTAAAATCGGCATTATGGGCGGAACGTTCGATCCCATTCATCTCGGACATCTCATTGCCGCAGAAACAGCGCGTACAAGCTGCGGGCTGGATGAGGTGTGGTTTATTCCCTCGTTTTTGCCTCCGCTCAAAAGCCATGAGCCTGGCGAGCACAGCGAGCTGCGGCTGCAGATGGTGCAGGAAGCGATAAGCGGCAATCCCCATTTTCGTGCACTGGATATTGAGCTTGCAAGAGGCGGGCTCAGCTATTCCATCGATACGGTTCTGGAACTGAGGCATTTGCATCCGCAGGATTCCTTCTCTTATATAATTGGAGCCGACCGGGTCAATGATTTACCCGGGTGGCACCGGATTGAGGAACTGGCAGAGCGAGTTGCTTTCATCGGGCTTAACCGGGAAGGCACGGAGGCGATAGGCCGCGCGCTGCCGGATTCCTTGCAGCAGCGGCTGACGTTTGTGGATATGCCGCCAATCGGCATTTCATCTACGGCGATTCGCGAAGCGATTCAAGCTGGCGGCAGCTTCCGCTATCTCGTACCGGAGGCTGTGTTTCATTTCATTACGAGGAGGGGCCTTTATGGAGCGCGATCAAATGATTGA